Genomic window (Geotrypetes seraphini chromosome 6, aGeoSer1.1, whole genome shotgun sequence):
ccctgggataaagcacagtacTTACCATATTTGCCTGTTGTCCCTTGATAAGATCtgttattctcacaacccacccacctcccctagttggctttttagctagctatctgaactgagataCCTCAGGAAATGCATGACCTACGtttgggaaggcactcacgcatgcgcggtgcaggcactCGCAAACTTCTTTGAAAGTTCAAGTCTGCGAGGCTGTCCagtacggggctccgtggatgacatcgcccacatgttgagaatatctgcctgctgtccctggataacaactgttacggtaactgCTTTTCTGCAGGGTGCAAATTCTTGGCTAAACTGAGTGAAGGTTTGTAAGTTTGACTGCTTTAAACAGAAGTAGGGTATCCTCGGACAGTGTCTTGCACCTCCCCCACTCTTACCCGCTGCTTGGgtgcccccatgtacctcttaaAATGTTCACTGGCCTGTGccgcatcttccacctgctgcctGCTCAGCTCCCTTATCACATCCTAGTCCTgcaaccaggaaatgacatcagaagggagtcaAGATGGGCACAAGCAGCAGATGGAaggtgctgcttgtgccagcacaCATCGCTAGAGGTAggtgggagggggcagagaggatagGCACCAGCACTCCCTATGAAGACGGTGCCCCAGTCAGTCCACCCCCTTACTAGACCACTGTTGAAAAATATCTCCTGATCTTTTCCTAGTTGGCTTTATTGAAGTTGAGATCTGCTCCTGGGTTGGTTGTGGGTGTTGTAAGACATCAttttagaaccccaaagagtgggaGGTAGGGTGACTACATTGCTGTGAAACTAGCTTACTTGAATTGACCAAAGAGCACAATAGTTCAAGTTAAATTTTCTGTGAGTATAGCTCAAACTTCAGATTGGAAGAGTGTATTATCTTACCCCTCCTAACTCCCTAAATACCCCTAAAGAGTACAATGTTTATAGagcctcagaagtaccacctagcactcatacaaattcattacATCAGGCTTTgtgtactacttcctcaccggatcttccatactttgctattaaatttataaatacttttttccaccATAGTGTATAAATAGTTAAAATATTTATCTAAAAActtgtggtcatgctttcaggaatttataccgccaacatgtttcacccaaagggGTTTTATCAAGGCACTCTATCCCTTTCTATAGCTTAATGCCGCTGTACCCAACCACTGAATAGTactgtatttataaatttaatagcaaagtatggaagatccgGTGAAGTAGTACACaaagcctgacacaatgaattagtatgagtgctaggtggtacttctgaggctCTATAAACATTGTACTATTTACTGTGAagagttaggaggggtaagagaatatacTAGCTTACTTGAAAACACACTTCTTATTAGCAATTCAGACAGCTGACAGCATATAAGATGAGGTTCTAAAGCAGGTcacattttcaggatttccccaaatgaatatgcatgatatatattggcaaacaatgaaagcagtgcatgcaaataggtctcatgcatattcattggggaaatcctgaaaacccaactggattgtggccctcgaggagggactttgacacccctgaaggGAGCCAGGATATTGCTGCTTTCTGTGGCATAGGCACAGATAAAGCTAGACAGGAGTAAACGTCAAGCAGATGGGGGTGACAAATTTAGATACAGAGGCAACATCCATGCTTGTGTACCTCCAATTAATGGCGTATGGGAAACAAAGTTAATACGGTTTGAAGAACTTCATTCCTTGTTCTAGGACTAGAGTGGTTTAAGCTCGGAATAAGAATCAAGATAATCTTCCTGCTCATGGGAGATCTGCAGTCGTATTACCATATGATCTCTTGGAGGAAAGTTATGGATggctgtgttctttttttttttttgcacaggaTGTGAACTGAATGAGCAGAATCGCACCTATGTTTTCAAGATGATGGATACTGATAAGTATGTGTATCAGCTGGTGCTGCGGACGGTATGTATTGGGCTGTGGTGGGAGGAGGACAGGACTTCAGAGTAGAGATGTGGGTTTGGAAGAAATAGAAAACCAAGCTACTAATATATTCCTAGCCAACTTTAATTTACCTTtgatgcaggggtctcaaagtccctccttgagggctgcagtgcatgcatattcattggggaaatcctgaaaacccgactggattgcagccctcaaggagggactttgagatccctgctttgaTGCATACTTGAGCTGAGCAATGTTGGCcttttatgggcagactggatgggccatttcacttttttttttctgccattgTTTCTATGTACACTTCAGGCTTTTTGGTGGATCAGAGAACAGATTTTGTCTAACTGGCCTTCAACTAACTGGATAGTAAATAAAAATAGGGGGTATGATCAATATCTAGTCTAATCTTACATGGCGTGCCTGACAATCATGAGAAGTAAGAATGTTGTATTCTGTTGCATCTGACATGAAAACCTACTAGAAGAGGAAAGGAATAAGCTATCTGAACACTAATGTATAAGAACAAACTTCTGTTCCAGGTGTGTCTAGGAGAAAAAGCAAAGGATGAGTTCAATATTGTAGAGATTATACCCAGACCAGATGAGGGAGACAAAAGTGAAGCAGTACCCATTGCAACCCTGAAGTCTTCTGTACTGCCAATGGTGAGTAAAAGGGGATCTTATGAGTCTACCACTGTTTCTCAAGTTGGTCCTGGAATACTCCCTTGAAGTCCAGGTTTCCAGGAAATTCTCGAGGAATGTGTCTAATTTGCTTATAATAAATGGTATATGCAAATCACACATTTGTTAGGTGCCTTTGACTTGTGCtagagtcctagtgacttgatgaattacagatctaaaaagatcagttttgtactagtctggcaagtcctccagcatcatcccccatGGTTGCTTACAACATatccagccatctggttgcaggtAGCCCTCTTTGCCcgattcctttgatcttcccaaacatgatgtcctacTCAGATGATCTTTCTTtcctgacagtgtgaccaaaataagacaagtCATAACTTCAACATTTGGTCTAAGTgatatagccagtttgatctcttccaaaatcTATTTTAGTTCTACTGGGGGTCCATGGCACACAATTCTTCTCCAGCactaaagctcaaatgagtcgatctttcttttttttttttttttttcttgtttccgtagtgtttagctttcacatccataattgatCACTTAATCGCTGGCACAAACagtatcttccacttgctgcttgcgccagcctctgctcccttctgatcaagtgcgtggacaagtctgagcCTTTATTAATTGTAGgtaacctgactggcaagggagtactcggGACTGACTTGAGAAACTGTTCTATGGTTCTAGCATGCTTTGTACACTTTGCCTCAGGTAACCGACCATGTTTGACTCTGCAGGCCACCGTAGCTGGATTGGAGTTGAACCCACCAGTTGCTTTCCATCTGAAAGCAGGTTCTGGCCCAGTTTACATAAGTGGACAGCACATTGCTTGTGAGTATGCAAATGGCTTTTATGTGGGTGGCATGAGAAATGGTCAAGATTAAAGGCATGCTACTGGACCCTTAGTTTTTACCAGTATGTTATCAATTTGTCACTCGAGCAATGGCTCAAAGCTTGACATTAAATCTGGATTGTAAGAATGTTGGCTGTCTTGGGGCACTTCCACCATTTACTACTTTCATGATCACTTCTCTTGATGTCCCTCGATCTTTCGGCTGCCTTTTATACAAATGATCATGACCTACTTCTCAACCGTCTTAAACAGTGGCATAACTGAATCTGCTCTTCTTGGTTCACCTCTTACTTCACTGATCAGAATGTCCAAGTTTACTCTAAAGGAATATCCTCTTCCCCCCAATCTTCCAAACCtatggtgtcccacaaggttctattcttCTTCCCCCCCAATTCAATATTTTCTTAGCCCCTTAATTGACTCACTCCTTTTGCCTATGCAGATATATTCAATTTCGCCACCCCATTAACCCAGCAAACATCCAAGAAATTAATCTCAAACAGGACAAAATCAGTCTATGGCTACAAACCAACATCCTTTCTttaaacatagaacataagaacataaataatgcctccactgggtcagacccgaggtccatcgtgcccagcagtccgctcacgcggcggcccaacaggtccaggacctgtgcagtagccctctatctatacccctctatccctcgTGATTTTGCTATTCCCAGTCAAACACCTTAACTGGACAAATTTGCATCGACTCCATTCCTCTCCAAATCAAATCCAAATTAAAACTCTTAGGCATCATCTTTGATAAAGATCTTAACTACCATGACCAAATTATCTCACTAACTAAAAACTGCTTCTGCAAACTGCATCTAATTCATTCTAGAACTTGTTTCTATCCAAACTCTAATTCATTCACTGATCTCACacatagactattgcaattcactatACCATGGAATAACCCAAAAGGAAATCCGTCGACTACAACTAATTCTAAATACCGCGATTAAACTCatctataaagccaaaaaatacaACCATGTCACCCTGCTTCTTCAAGGATCATATTGGTTACCAGTCTCACACTAAACATTTAAAATACTCCTTATTGTCAAAATTAAGATTTCCCACGCACCTGCCATCTTAGACAAATATCTTATCTCCCACACCCCTAATAGGGTCCTTAGATCCTCCAATCATTACTTAATGACAGTAACCTCAATTAATGACCTGTGATTATACTAGAAACACTCTTTTCCGCAACTGCCCCaccctctggaatgcaatgcttCCATCTTCACTGCGAAAATTCTCTAAACAGGTTAAAACTAAcctcaaaacatttctcttcagAGATGCATACCAAAATTGCAGTTAAGAATCTTGATCAAGGGAAAATAAAATCAGACAACCACTTAAGAagcaatctcccccccacccttttttccTCGTGTTTtaccctctccctcttcccttcccctcccccatgctcctTTCGTCTCTAATCCGTCTAAATTTTGTCCTTGGCCCCTACatgccctatttttttttttttctattttacatatatagttttttgtttccttaaccatttaaaaatgtttaatattgtaaaccagaTACCTGTGATGGTAGGTATACCaaactataaataaacttgaaactttgggctccttttatcaagctgcgctagcagtttaatgcgcgtaatactgcgtgctaaaccgccggctgcgctagccctacagcctcctcttgagcaggtggtagtttttagtcCAGCGCAGGGGTAATGTGTGATAAGTCGCGCGTGTGTTAACCCCGCTGGTGCAGCTtgatagcttgataaaaggaaccctttatgTTAGTATTTATGtactgcttatagcctaagcagtttattcaggtactaaaggATTTCTtcccatctgtcccagtgggctcacaatctgacaaagtacctggggaaatggagtGTCAAAGTTGTGTGGGGACAAAAATTAAATCTGTCCCCGCTCATctccataaacttcagaagtatttttaatttaattaagctgctgaattaaaggctctggtagagaccatttacaaataagcaaacactttatttggaaatattaattgggggaagaatacatacttgtaaatgggtctctgccagggCCTCTAatgtaaattataaaatataaatactccagctgatcaGGACTTCATTTGAAGGTGGCTGGGGATCCCTATTGACAAGCTTTGCAGGCAGCAGCAGTGTACCTGAgttacagatgctggcacctcctaGTGGCTCTGGGATGTTGCCAGTGGCTGCCTTTGGAGAAGGTGCTCAGCTGGCAATGTTTGGGgttccccaccagccacagcaagtaCTTCTAACACTGGAGAAATCAAACAAAATATACATTTTCTTCTCtgctgaacacaatacaaatttCTCTCGCTTTTGAGGATTTCTTAACCACACAGTTTTCACCCAGGATTCTTTTTAGTCTTTGATCCacaaggttttgttttttttacattaggACCTTCAGAGACCCCTGAGGATGACAGTTTTGTTGAAACACACTGTTGGGTCCATAGTGCCACTCCTCCTAAGCATTTGGGTCCTAGGTACctttttcatgtggattattggacTGTACTTTCAATAAAGCCTGAATCTTGAACATCTTCTCCAGTGTGTTTGTTCTCGTCACTTCTGGTTCTGTGGAGTACCAAGGGTCAACCTTTTtgtttgaacacaatacaaagtgTTTCCTCCTACCATGATCCagaatttctcttccctccctcccattgttcaGCATACTCAGGCTCTTCTATCCTGGATTATGAGCTGAGCATGGTACTCTGGAATGATCTCTTCCCTATGCAGTCTAGGGTTTTTGGGTTCTTTCCTGGCGGTACATTGGAGGGCATGTGGATTATTCTGTATCACGTGCTGAGGTGACCACTATGGATTCTTGTGGGAAATGAGGTTTATGTACCTGGTATTTGAGGTCCAGTCTTTTGGACATTGGAAGTCTGGGGGAGGGTTCTAACCTATTTTAACCCTGCAGTCCAAAAGTCTTGTGCACCAGGATTGCTAAGGAGTGTTTAGGTTGTCCGAAACACTGCAGAAGTCCTTATTGATAGTTGGTGGATTCTGGAGTATCCCCTGTGCAGATGTTGAGTTGCATGGAAAGCTTCTGGAGGAATTTGGGGTAGGCTAGGTCCTCCAGCCATGATGTTAGGGAAGGCTCAGCCTTACCCTATGAAAGGGGGAGTTAGGGTGCAGTGTTGGTGAGGTAGATGAGAGGTCCAAATTCTAAGTGCTGAGGAAGCTGGTGTCCATCATCACCCAGGTCCGTGTTGAAGTGTTTGTCCGCCAAGGGCCTGTCTGATATGTTCTGTGTTTGGATCTGGAGAGTAGGCTGCAGTAGAAGTCCTTTGTTGTGCAAGCAACTGTCAAGAGGTGAAGCAACTATTGCTGGTCTGCCCTTTGGAGCATGCTGGTATGTTGATCATTTGGTGAGGGGTTACAGCTCTGGACTCCTGATGGGTGTCTTCTGCTGCTAGTGTGCTGCTTTGGAGGTGGTGAGGCTGAGGATGAGCTGGTGGACAGGTGTCTGCTCGTTTGTCTCCCAATGCCTGTGATTCTTCTATCTTTGAGGTGGAGGAGTAAGAGTGTGCACGCCCTCCTTTGTGAGGGTTCAGCAGCTGTGGCATCTTATGCTGCAATGACCCATCGCTGGAGGATCCTGGTGTCCCCTGGTGCAGGCAATTATATTAGCTCAGTTGAACTATTGCAACTCATTATACATCTGTTTGAGCAACGGTAATTTAAAAAGGCTGCAATTAGTCCAAAATATGCCGGCCAAATTGATTTTCGGAAAAATGAAGTTTGAACACATCTTCCCTTTGTTGAAAgcacttcactggttgccaattcatCTTAGAATTAATTTCAATTGCGCtagtataatttttaaaattatacctGGTATCTTTACATCGTTAGTAGCTATCATTTAATTCCTTACGACCTACTGGATCAAGATTGTCTCAAACATTTAAACTCTCATTCCCTTCTGTTAAGGATGTTAAAGCTATGGGATATCTCTCTCAATCTTTTGCATACATCTTTGAGACTAGTTGGAATGAATTTCCTTACGAGATTCGATCGCTAATCTGACTGCGGGAGTATTAGTCCTGGCCGCTGTGAACTGTGGAATTGTTGCCCATGCATTGTTGGCAGGGCTTTTGTGTGCTATAGTGCCATCCCTCCCTGCCTTAAATGGGAGTTGCCTGATAAGCACCATCATTGATGTGTTTAGGAATGCCCCTCTGGAGTTCCTCCATTGCCATGGTtgaggggggcagggctggtCACTGACTGGATGCCGCAGCTGTTCAGCATGGCCAGCATCCTGGGCCTGTGTGGCATTCCCTAATGTTGGTGCAGCTTCCTGCAGCCATGTGGGGGGCAAGGCCTGGAGGAGCCACAGTAGGGCTTTTCAAGGGGGATCCACATGGAGGGCATCAGGTCTGCCacttggtgcccccccccccaaagaagtgGATGGCTGATTGTCACTTCATGATCGCAGGGGTGGAAAGAGGCTCCCTGGGGGGTGCTAGGGGAAATCATTAGGGATTTCTTACCAGGGTTGTTTGGCGTGGTTGTCACTGCCAGTTCCTGATGCATGCTGGATGTCCCCTGGCTTCCCACCTCTGGAAGTCTTTCAGTACCTATTTATGGAGCTTGCATGCAAACAGAAACATGTGGGCACAGTGCAAGCTGGGTTAGTGTGTCAAATCCAGACAGTGGacacacaattcatgaggatctaGTGTGCTCATCCTTTCTGCAACCAGGGCACTTCTTTGAACATTCTGGCACTTTCACAAGGTTGGTATGATCAGATTGTTTAGCGGAGAGCTGTGGGAAACTGACTGTTGGGAACTGAGGAaggcagactgaggaagaaaggggaaatgggggtggggggggagaaggtacCCAGAGGGACCACAAGCTTGGAATATGAGGACCCCCCCCCTGAACTATTGGAGAGCTATCCTGCCCATAGGAGCTTTCAGAACATTACCCATTCTGCTTGTTCTAAAAGAACTTTGGCAATTAGACTTAAATATTCCATTCTGAAGAATGCACATTGTCCAAGAATATGCATTCTTCAGAAAGAATCTTCATACCTTGGCATCTGAATGCTTGCTGTTGCATTTTCTGGAAGCCTAGGAGGTCTTTAATTTCTGGAAGACTTATTCTTGTGCGAGTGCTTCTGCTAACACCCAAAAATCCAAGAGCTGGTATAGGAACGGGAGCACTGCAACTCCCAAAAGGTGCAATAACATAATCCTATAAACATATTTCCTGAACGTCTGTCAAATGACCCAAATAACAATAGACAACCCACTGCAAAAAAAAGTGACAGCAAATCTGAGCAGCATTACAGCCTAAGAGGAAGGACTTGTCCACTGCAGTCTGCACATCAGCCAGTTAACATTACCTGATGCAGCTCTTGGGGGACTAAGGAGACTTGGCTGTTGCCCATGTGATGTGTCACTTAGCTCACTGCTCAGTTGGAAGTTACTGCtgcaccttctccccccccctcattttataATCTtgcatgtacagtggtgcctcgcataacggacgcctcgcacagcgaacgctgcgcacaacgaacttcaggtcttgcttcccacaacgaacttcgtttcacacaacgaagtcgcccgagctgcatcgcttaactgccctctctccgcctggctccctgtgcagtggcgctacatattttaaaccccccctgccgccgctgctgcatatttttaagcctctgccgccaccgcatatttttaaacctccccccgccgccacatatttttttaaaaaagccaccactgctgcaactttaatctcacccgctcactcgaactggtggtctagcaaatttcccagccagaagcgcagacagagatcaagagcaagccttctgtgctactgcctgggcctgcgctgatctctgaatggctgcagtcagctctcgcgggactcacaagaactaactgcagccattcggagatcggcatgggcccacacaggcgtgcagaggaattgctcctgatctctgcgcttctggcctgtacgccactggctgggaaagatgggaggaattaaaaaaggtactggggagtatgtggggggtgattataatacacagcaaggatcaacaaaacccctgtctcccctccccttcccttcacatatatcccctctatatcatgctaacagctctaacaagataaatttatctttttttatgtcatcttagcatattttatgctacagaacgaattattttttttaacatgtattgttatgggaaaacgcgtttcacataacgaacttttcgcataacaaacttgctcctggaacgaattaagttcgttgtgtgaggcaccactgtacctttttttttatttatttttttttttttgcaccatgCTTAACATAACTAGCACTATTCTAAACCTGCACTTGCAACTTGGTTGGCAACTGCTAACTGGTACACAACTGCAGTTAGTCAATTTTATTACCTGGGCACAAAAATCCTTGGTTTGATTGCTAAGAGGGGGTGGTGGTGAGAGGGGCACAAGCCAATCGGGAGTGTGCCCAGCACATGAAGCTGTGTATAACTCATTCTATGCCCTTGGTGTGCAACATTAATTTATACTTTAATCATGGAGGAATTCTGAGTacatggaaaatgcttgagtacctgattgtaaagaaccgcttagataaccttgataagcagtatataaaatcctaataaacttgaaacttctgccCCTGACTGAACCTTTCTCCCACCCCCAAATGAGAGTTGACAAACTGCAGGCTTCCCAAAGCAGTGACCAACAGAGGAAGTGTTGTGAACAGAATGCTTGTGGAAGGCCCTGGcggagcagcctgttcacagcactgccttagctggccacaaccactgctgctttgggagacCCACAGGTATGTTGGCTCTCATTGTTGGGGGAGATTTCAGTCAGATGCAGAGAGGCAAGGGACACACAAATGCTGGACTGCAAATGGGTGGGGTGGAGTATTTAAAGGGGAGACAGATCTGCAGTAGGAGTGAGGGAACTGAAGGATGGAACTTGAAAGAATTTCAGGCCTCTGGATAGAATTCTACTCAAAACACTATAAATAACTTTGAAATTTCTGCACACCATATTTCAAAATTGTACAaacattttgcacagaattccacaaGGAGTAACACACCAGTGATATGACAGTGTAAGCTGTTTGTGCCTAAACATTGGTACATAACTATtatgcataattatagaatactaatgtaatgtaatttatttcttatataccgctacatccgttaggttctaagcggtttacagaaaatatacattaagattagaaataagaaaggtacttgaaaaattcccttactgtcccgaaggctcacaatctaactaaagtacctggagggtaatagagaagtgaaaagtagagttagaggaaaaataaaaataaaataaacattttaacaagacagcattgatctaaatactttggaaggtagaagagaggagagaaaggaatagaagcagaagggggagccgttgaacagtagaattctggagaaatttaaatgatagaaatagaacaaaacaaagacaaaaggcaaaacaatagataagattaaagataaatcataagctggaaagaaaaataaaataaaactttgtcttcaatccacggtttcagcgtcagtgatgaagtggagcaagtaagtttaggaggagcgattgacgtttccagaaagggcttcttcagggaagagacttggcagacagtcccaggatgcctatgtctcctcccctgcgatgttaaACTAAACAATGTAGATTTGATATTTGCAATGTTAGTATCGGCATTCGGTGCTTAACTTGGTTAGCCTGTACTGAATTCCCCCATAAACTCTGCTTTATTTCTCATAGTGGAAGCAGACTACTcatgggaagaggaagaggaggaggaggaggtggaggaagAGGTTGAAGAGGAAGAAATAGAATCACCTCCAAAACCTGTGAAGAGACCAGCTGCCAACAAGAAAATGGGCCAGGCCAAGGTACGCCAACTGGTGAGCAACTACTTTCTGTACTTCCTAACTGGGGGAAACGGGGCCAGCAACAACTCCTCATGGGGTGGATTGGTTAAGAACATAGGTT
Coding sequences:
- the NPM2 gene encoding nucleoplasmin-2 — its product is MASSASNSSKIDKPVSIVWGCELNEQNRTYVFKMMDTDKYVYQLVLRTVCLGEKAKDEFNIVEIIPRPDEGDKSEAVPIATLKSSVLPMATVAGLELNPPVAFHLKAGSGPVYISGQHIALEADYSWEEEEEEEEVEEEVEEEEIESPPKPVKRPAANKKMGQAKKKKLDKEEAEDDMASVEDEDSPVKKGKGTGRGKKLSAK